A single Cyprinus carpio isolate SPL01 chromosome A6, ASM1834038v1, whole genome shotgun sequence DNA region contains:
- the LOC109091859 gene encoding coiled-coil domain-containing protein 85A-like isoform X2, translated as MEKAESLQAQPGSKAPESPVEDISNLTDEELLQWSKEELVQRLRRSETDKMSAILDHSNLIREVNRSLQLHLNEIRGLKEVNQKLQDDNRELRDLCCFLDDDRQKGKRVSREWQRLGHFSASVMRKEVALYLQKLTELERKQEEVIRENLELRELCLLIDEEKVGSGGEGGQGGTGSIGCRNSIDSQSGLLVPGLMRDVGDGSSTSSAGSADSSEHPHHKQPQPPSSGGTGNKSPEIQKSRPGKRGEGDRVEISSPDPPVRHRSTSLEYPFVLPQPCRPRCGSISVPDHRLIRGLSPEKYGRSLGHRSPETHPKHHLAPGQAMSPELYIQRHRGSLGSGPGSPEARHLLLGTSELHHDKCKLGGSSPEMLRHQYSMSPEHGKFGSPGREMSPRRLAGDELSPHHRSLYNGVNALISAGCCSNNCRNVKLWDSFDGSS; from the exons ATGGAGAAAGCGGAGTCTCTACAAGCACAGCCTGGATCCAAGGCGCCAGAAAGTCCAGTAGAAGACATCTCCAACCTCACGGATGAAGAGCTCCTCCAGTGGAGCAAAGAGGAGCTGGTGCAGCGACTCCGAAGGTCTGAAACCGATAAAATGAGCGCCATTCTGGATCACAGTAATCTGATTCGGGAGGTGAACCGCAGCCTCCAGCTGCATCTGAACGAGATCCGGGGGCTGAAG GAGGTAAACCAAAAGCTGCAGGACGACAATCGGGAACTGCGAGACCTGTGCTGTTTCCTGGATGATGACCGGCAAAAGGGTAAGCGAGTGTCGCGTGAGTGGCAGCGTCTGGGTCACTTCAGTGCCAGTGTTATGCGTAAGGAGGTGGCACTGTACCTTCAGAAGCTAACAGAACTGGAGCGCAAGCAGGAGGAGGTCATTCGGGAGAATCTGGAGCTTAGGGAACTTTGTCTGCTGATAGATGAGGAGAAAGTAGGCAGCGGAGGGGAAGGAGGCCAAGGTGGGACGGGGTCCATTGGATGTCGCAATTCCATTGACAGCCAGAGTGGGCTCCTGGTACCTGGCTTGATGCGGGACGTGGGGGACGGAAGCAGCACTTCTAGCGCAGGAAGTGCCGACAGCTCTGAGCATCCACACCACAAGCAGCCACAGCCGCCATCTAGTGGAGGAACTGGGAATAAAAGCCCCGAGATCCAGAAGTCTCGTCCTGGGAAAAGAGGGGAGGGAGATCGGGTGGAGATCTCCAGTCCTGACCCTCCTGTCCGGCACAGAAGCACCAGCCTGGAGTATCCCTTCGTACTGCCCCAGCCCTGCCGACCACGCTGTGGTTCCATATCTGTGCCTGACCATCGGCTGATTAGAGGGCTGAGTCCAGAAAAGTACGGTCGATCCCTGGGCCACCGGAGTCCAGAGACTCATCCTAAGCACCATCTGGCTCCAGGACAGGCCATGAGTCCTGAGCTCTACATCCAGAGGCACAGGGGCAGCTTAGGAAGTGGGCCTGGGAGTCCAGAAGCTAGACACCTGCTGCTAGGAACATCAGAGCTCCACCATGACAAATGCAAACTGGGAGGAAGTAGTCCAGAGATGTTGAGGCACCAGTACAGCATGAGCCCTGAACATGGGAAGTTTGGCAGCCCTGGTAGAGAGATGTCACCTCGGAGATTGGCAGGAGACGAACTGTCGCCACACCATCGGAGCCTTTACAATGGTGTGAATG CTTTGATATCAGCAGGAtgttgcagcaacaactgcagaAACGTGAAGCTCTGGGACAG TTTTGATGGCTCTTCTTGA
- the LOC109091859 gene encoding coiled-coil domain-containing protein 85A-like isoform X1 — MEKAESLQAQPGSKAPESPVEDISNLTDEELLQWSKEELVQRLRRSETDKMSAILDHSNLIREVNRSLQLHLNEIRGLKEVNQKLQDDNRELRDLCCFLDDDRQKGKRVSREWQRLGHFSASVMRKEVALYLQKLTELERKQEEVIRENLELRELCLLIDEEKVGSGGEGGQGGTGSIGCRNSIDSQSGLLVPGLMRDVGDGSSTSSAGSADSSEHPHHKQPQPPSSGGTGNKSPEIQKSRPGKRGEGDRVEISSPDPPVRHRSTSLEYPFVLPQPCRPRCGSISVPDHRLIRGLSPEKYGRSLGHRSPETHPKHHLAPGQAMSPELYIQRHRGSLGSGPGSPEARHLLLGTSELHHDKCKLGGSSPEMLRHQYSMSPEHGKFGSPGREMSPRRLAGDELSPHHRSLYNGVNALISAGCCSNNCRNVKLWDRRKKLIQGWNKTEF, encoded by the exons ATGGAGAAAGCGGAGTCTCTACAAGCACAGCCTGGATCCAAGGCGCCAGAAAGTCCAGTAGAAGACATCTCCAACCTCACGGATGAAGAGCTCCTCCAGTGGAGCAAAGAGGAGCTGGTGCAGCGACTCCGAAGGTCTGAAACCGATAAAATGAGCGCCATTCTGGATCACAGTAATCTGATTCGGGAGGTGAACCGCAGCCTCCAGCTGCATCTGAACGAGATCCGGGGGCTGAAG GAGGTAAACCAAAAGCTGCAGGACGACAATCGGGAACTGCGAGACCTGTGCTGTTTCCTGGATGATGACCGGCAAAAGGGTAAGCGAGTGTCGCGTGAGTGGCAGCGTCTGGGTCACTTCAGTGCCAGTGTTATGCGTAAGGAGGTGGCACTGTACCTTCAGAAGCTAACAGAACTGGAGCGCAAGCAGGAGGAGGTCATTCGGGAGAATCTGGAGCTTAGGGAACTTTGTCTGCTGATAGATGAGGAGAAAGTAGGCAGCGGAGGGGAAGGAGGCCAAGGTGGGACGGGGTCCATTGGATGTCGCAATTCCATTGACAGCCAGAGTGGGCTCCTGGTACCTGGCTTGATGCGGGACGTGGGGGACGGAAGCAGCACTTCTAGCGCAGGAAGTGCCGACAGCTCTGAGCATCCACACCACAAGCAGCCACAGCCGCCATCTAGTGGAGGAACTGGGAATAAAAGCCCCGAGATCCAGAAGTCTCGTCCTGGGAAAAGAGGGGAGGGAGATCGGGTGGAGATCTCCAGTCCTGACCCTCCTGTCCGGCACAGAAGCACCAGCCTGGAGTATCCCTTCGTACTGCCCCAGCCCTGCCGACCACGCTGTGGTTCCATATCTGTGCCTGACCATCGGCTGATTAGAGGGCTGAGTCCAGAAAAGTACGGTCGATCCCTGGGCCACCGGAGTCCAGAGACTCATCCTAAGCACCATCTGGCTCCAGGACAGGCCATGAGTCCTGAGCTCTACATCCAGAGGCACAGGGGCAGCTTAGGAAGTGGGCCTGGGAGTCCAGAAGCTAGACACCTGCTGCTAGGAACATCAGAGCTCCACCATGACAAATGCAAACTGGGAGGAAGTAGTCCAGAGATGTTGAGGCACCAGTACAGCATGAGCCCTGAACATGGGAAGTTTGGCAGCCCTGGTAGAGAGATGTCACCTCGGAGATTGGCAGGAGACGAACTGTCGCCACACCATCGGAGCCTTTACAATGGTGTGAATG CTTTGATATCAGCAGGAtgttgcagcaacaactgcagaAACGTGAAGCTCTGGGACAG aagaaagaaactaatacagggttggaacaaaacagag TTTTGA
- the sec23b gene encoding protein transport protein Sec23A encodes MATYQEFIQQNEDRDGVRCSWNLWPSSRLEATRLVVPVSCLYTPLKERPDLPPVQYEPVLCSRANCKAVLNPLCQVDFRAKIWACNFCFQRNSFPPSYAGISEVNQPAELMPQFSTIEYIVQRGPPTPLIFLYVVDTCLEEEDLQALKESLQMSLSLLPPNALVGLITFGRMIQVHELSCEGIAKSFVFRGTKELTPKQIQEMLGLMKPATSGQQGKPLAPHDTAASCRFLQPVEAVDMNLTDLLGELQRDPWPVPQGKRPLRSTGIALSIAIGLLEGTFPNTGARVMLFTGGPPTQGPGMVVGDELKTPIRSWHDIQKDNARHLKKATKYYEALANRAAVNGHSVDIYACALDQTGLLEIKCLSNLTGGHIVMGDSFNTSLFKQTFQRVFSKDYNGEFRMAFGGTLEVKTSRELKVSGAIGPCVSLNTKGPCVSDNEMGVGGTCQWKICSLTPATTLALYFEVVNQHNAPVPQGGRGAIQFVTQYQHSNTQRRIRVTTIARNWADAQSQIQHIESSFDQEASAVLMARLGVFKAESEEGPDVLRWLDRQLIRLCQKFGQFSKDDPNSFRLSESLSLYPQFMFHLRRSPFLQVFNNSPDESSYYRHHFVRQDLTQSLIMIQPILYSYSFYGPPEPVLLDSSSILPDRILLMDTFFQLVIYHGETIAQWRKAGYQEMAEYENFKQLLQAPLDDAQEILQTRFPMPRYIDTEHGGSQARFLLSKVNPSQTHNNLYAWGQESGAPILTDDVSLQVFMDHLKKLAVSSSA; translated from the exons ATGGCGACCTACCAAGAGTTCATCCAACAGAACGAAGATCGAGATGGAGTACGCTGCAGTTGGAACCTCTGGCCTTCCAGCCGCCTGGAGGCCACACGGCTAGTGGTTCCTGTTTCCTGCCTCTACACCCCTCTCAAAGAGAGACCGGACCTGCCTCCGGTCCAGTACGAGCCGGTACTGTGCAGCCGGGCCAATTGTAAAGCTGTACTCAACCCACTCTG TCAAGTGGACTTCAGAGCTAAGATATGGGCCTGCAACTTCTGCTTCCAGAGGAACTCT TTTCCTCCATCATACGCTGGCATTTCAGAAGTGAATCAGCCCGCAGAACTAATGCCTCAGTTCTCCACCATTGAGTACATAGTGCAg CGTGGACCTCCAACTCCTCTTATCTTCCTCTATGTGGTGGACACATGTCTGGAGGAGGAAGACCTCCAGGCCCTGAAAGAATCCCTTCAGATGTCTCTGAGTCTCTTGCCGCCCAACGCCCTGGTGGGTCTCATCACCTTCGGCCGCATGATTCAGGTCCATGAGCTCAGCTGCGAAGGTATCGCCAAGAGCTTCGTCTTCCGTGGCACAAAAGAGCTCACGCCCAAACAGATACAG GAGATGCTGGGACTGATGAAGCCAGCCACCTCTGGACAGCAAGGCAAACCACTGGCCCCACATGACACTGCTGCTTCCTGCAG ATTTTTGCAGCCTGTGGAAGCAGTAGACATGAACCTGACCGACCTTCTGGGGGAGTTGCAGAGAGACCCCTGGCCTGTTCCTCAGGGGAAAAGACCGCTCCGTTCCACCGGCATCGCCCTTTCTATTGCTATAGGCCTACTGGAG GGCACTTTCCCTAACACAGGGGCCCGTGTGATGCTGTTCACCGGTGGCCCCCCAACACAGGGGCCCGGCATGGTGGTGGGAGATGAACTGAAGACCCCCATCCGCTCCTGGCACGACATTCAGAAAGACAACGCTCGCCATCTGAAGAAGGCCACTAAG TATTATGAGGCTCTCGCAAACCGTGCAGCAGTAAACGGACACAGCGTTGACATCTACGCCTGTGCACTGGATCAGACGGGACTGCTGGAGATTAAATGTCTATCCAACCTCACAGG GGGCCACATTGTCATGGGCGATTCCTTCAACACATCTCTGTTCAAGCAGACCTTCCAAAGAGTCTTCAGCAAAGACTACAATGGAGAGTTTCGCATGGCTTTTGGTGGTACTTTGGAAGTGAAG ACCTCAAGAGAGCTGAAGGTATCTGGTGCGATTGGGCCATGTGTGTCCCTAAACACCAAAGGACCCTGTGTTTCAGACAAT gaAATGGGTGTTGGAGGAACATGCCAGTGGAAGATTTGTAGTCTCACACCTGCCACCACCCTGGCCCTGTACTTTGAAGTAGTAAATCAG CACAACGCCCCAGTTCCTCAGGGTGGAAGAGGAGCTATTCAGTTTGTTACGCAATACCAGCACTCAAATACACAGCGGCGGATCCGTGTCACCACCATTGCCAGGAA TTGGGCTGACGCACAGTCCCAGATCCAGCATATCGAGTCGTCATTTGATCAGGAGGCGTCTGCCGTTCTCATGGCCCGGCTCGGCGTTTTCAAGGCAGAGTCAGAGGAGGGGCCTGACGTTCTCCGCTGGCTAGACAGGCAGCTCATTCGCTTG TGTCAGAAGTTTGGCCAGTTCAGTAAAGATGATCCAAACTCCTTCAGACTGTCTGAATCTCTCTCGCTGTACCCACAG ttcaTGTTCCACTTGAGGAGATCCCCATTCCTGCAGGTGTTCAATAACAGTCCGGATGAGTCGTCCTACTACAGGCATCATTTTGTGCGTCAGGATCTGACGCAGTCGCTCATAATGATACAGCCCATCCTCTACTCCTACTCTTTCTACGGCCCTCCAGAG CCCGTTCTTCTGGACAGCAGCAGCATCCTTCCTGATCGCATTCTGTTGATGGACACCTTCTTCCAGTTGGTGATTTACCACGGAGAG ACTATCGCTCAGTGGAGGAAGGCTGGATACCAGGAGATGGCAGAGTATGAGAACTTCAAGCAGCTGCTTCAGGCTCCTCTGGATGACGCTCAGGAGATCTTGCAGACACGCTTCCCCATGCCCAGATACATCGACACCGAGCACGGAGGTTCACAGGCCCGCTTCCTCCTCTCCAAAGTCAACCCCTCCCAGACCCACAACAACCTCTACGCCTGGGGCCAG GAGTCAGGAGCTCCAATCCTCACAGACGACGTCAGTCTGCAAGTTTTTATGGACCATCTCAAGAAGCTGGCTGTTTCAAGTTCAGCATaa